The Miscanthus floridulus cultivar M001 chromosome 17, ASM1932011v1, whole genome shotgun sequence genome has a window encoding:
- the LOC136516575 gene encoding uncharacterized protein isoform X1 codes for MTVQTPDLSRDAHPRRRSAPILLRSGFRSSAPSPPFSSGHRYRCGLLLPGWIARKERQQKEGAWLLLPASAAAGGSRRLNPPTMGLSRRFLNLIVDNRIQGAKSLCCIDLRRHKLFNTTTPAPKGNALALNKIRLPSPSLSMRTSDSDLKDQRVHFFPAAADQRAFCLDQLGRGFLLEADTPRMVMMPCLHRPKLEPISLYIPCAGPDFDDLDGGGGGNLFIMDRRVAKPEPGGVSDGGGGFQFEALVYRKPSFSGFLSKTWHCDLLPPLPPHVGGSGHSCLEISSYGVVGSQVCISVDGDGTYCLAAVSNTYCWSEVGKWTLPFQGEVHYAPELKLWFGFTAEDQNLAAADLSAMDSRSQPHLLNSWKELEPPKGWQQVQDPQLVSLGSGMFCIGRFFRTDMDDCQNVTVLTGVEVVRGVNVLPGTADLRMVKHKSLCHKSGCSEDTITAVF; via the exons ATGACCGTCCAGACTCCAGACCTATCTCGCGACGCCCACCCCCGCCGCCGCTCCGCTCCCATTCTGCTCCGATCTGGTTTCAGAAGCTCCGCACCGTCGCCTCCATTCTCCAGCGGCCACAG GTATCGCTGCGGGCTGCTGCTACCTGGCTGGATCGCTCGCAAGGAAAGACAGCAGAAGGAAGGTGCTTGGTTGCTGCTGcctgcttctgctgctgctggtggtag TCGACGACTGAATCCACCGACGATGGGCCTCTCGCGTCGGTTTCTGAATCTGATCGTGGACAACCGCATCCAGGGAGCCAAATCGCTGTGCTGCATTGATCTGAGGCGACACAAGTTATTCAACACAACAACGCCAGCACCCAAAGGAAACGCCCTGGCTTTGAACAAGATTCGGCTTCCCAGCCCCAGCCTCAGCATGCGGACATCAGATTCCGATCTCAAGGACCAACGGGTTCACTTCTTCCCGGCTGCGGCGGATCAGAGGGCGTTCTGCTTGGACCAGCTAGGGCGCGGGTTCCTCCTGGAGGCGGACACGCCCCGCATGGTGATGATGCCTTGCCTCCACAGACCCAAGCTGGAACCCATCTCCCTCTACATCCCTTGCGCCGGGCCTGATTTCGATGacctcgacggcggcggcggcggcaaccttTTCATCATGGACAGGAGGGTTGCCAAGCCAGAGCCCGGGGGTGTcagcgacggcggtggcggcttTCAGTTTGAGGCCTTGGTGTACCGCAAGCCCTCGTTCAGTGGGTTCCTGTCCAAGACATGGCACTGCGATCTGCTCCCGCCACTGCCGCCACACGTTGGTGGCTCCGGTCACAGCTGTCTAGAAATCAGCTCCTACGGTGTTGTCGGCTCTCAGGTCTGCATATCCGTGGATGGTGATGGCACCTACTGCTTGGCCGCCGTGAGCAACACCTATTGCTGGAGTGAAGTGGGCAAGTGGACCTTGCCCTTCCAAGGTGAAGTTCACTACGCACCTGAGCTCAAGCTCTGGTTTGGCTTCACTGCCGAGGACCAGAACCTGGCTGCTGCCGACCTCTCCGCCATGGATTCCCGTTCCCAGCCACATCTCCTGAACTCTTGGAAGGAACTTGAGCCACCCAAGGGATGGCAGCAGGTACAGGATCCTCAACTTGTCAGCCTTGGCTCTGGCATGTTCTGCATCGGGAGGTTCTTTCGCACCGACATGGATGATTGCCAGAATGTTACTGTCCTGACCGGTGTGGAGGTTGTCCGTGGTGTCAATGTCTTGCCTGGCACAGCGGATCTTCGGATGGTCAAGCACAAATCACTATGTCACAAGTCGGGATGTAGCGAGGACACCATCACAGCGGTTTTCTGA
- the LOC136518958 gene encoding uncharacterized protein codes for MSCIWSYIDLTGQAWRDNYEVFAENINWGYNRWMYIHTKSGRVYKVNMERKSNYYVLNTGWDLVVICEGLQVNQAVTLEYHGNYLVLGMQDGLGAAYEFGFGNGMRAHGDSLFGPDQVYTAEGVKINGRIVRGLSTMWAAAGGRSSMYVCIVNGSQKKNVSMFFSKQYSKVIPGRKETVALRFVGSPVAICCSIHGYRSGAIRIT; via the exons ATGTCGTGCATATGGAGCTATATCGACCTTACAGGGCAAGCTTGGCGAGATAATTAT GAAGTCTTCGCAGAGAATATCAACTGGGGATATAATCGATGGATGTACATCCATACCAAATCAGGTCGTGTGTATAAGGTGAACATGGAGAGGAAATCGAATTATTATGTACTTAACACTGGATGGGATTTGGTTGTCATATGTGAAGGTTTGCAAGTGAATCAAGCTGTTACTTTGGAATATCATGGCAACTATTTAGTTTTAGGTATGCAGGACGGACTTGGTGCTGCATATGAGTTTGGATTTGGAAACG GTATGAGGGCTCATGGCGACTCACTTTTTGGGCCAGACCAGGTGTATACTGCAGAGGGTGTAAAAATAAATGGCAGAATTGTTAGAGGTCTGTCTACTATGTGGGCTGCGGCGGGTGGACGTAGCTCTATGTATGTGTGCATTGTCAATGGTAGCCAGAAAAAGAATGTGTCCATG TTCTTTTCAAAGCAATATTCCAAAGTGATACCTGGGAGGAAGGAGACGGTTGCCCTTCGCTTTGTTGGTTCCCCTGTTGCTATATGTTGCTCTATTCATGGTTACAGGTCTGGTGCTATAAGGATTACATAG
- the LOC136516575 gene encoding uncharacterized protein isoform X2, with amino-acid sequence MGLSRRFLNLIVDNRIQGAKSLCCIDLRRHKLFNTTTPAPKGNALALNKIRLPSPSLSMRTSDSDLKDQRVHFFPAAADQRAFCLDQLGRGFLLEADTPRMVMMPCLHRPKLEPISLYIPCAGPDFDDLDGGGGGNLFIMDRRVAKPEPGGVSDGGGGFQFEALVYRKPSFSGFLSKTWHCDLLPPLPPHVGGSGHSCLEISSYGVVGSQVCISVDGDGTYCLAAVSNTYCWSEVGKWTLPFQGEVHYAPELKLWFGFTAEDQNLAAADLSAMDSRSQPHLLNSWKELEPPKGWQQVQDPQLVSLGSGMFCIGRFFRTDMDDCQNVTVLTGVEVVRGVNVLPGTADLRMVKHKSLCHKSGCSEDTITAVF; translated from the coding sequence ATGGGCCTCTCGCGTCGGTTTCTGAATCTGATCGTGGACAACCGCATCCAGGGAGCCAAATCGCTGTGCTGCATTGATCTGAGGCGACACAAGTTATTCAACACAACAACGCCAGCACCCAAAGGAAACGCCCTGGCTTTGAACAAGATTCGGCTTCCCAGCCCCAGCCTCAGCATGCGGACATCAGATTCCGATCTCAAGGACCAACGGGTTCACTTCTTCCCGGCTGCGGCGGATCAGAGGGCGTTCTGCTTGGACCAGCTAGGGCGCGGGTTCCTCCTGGAGGCGGACACGCCCCGCATGGTGATGATGCCTTGCCTCCACAGACCCAAGCTGGAACCCATCTCCCTCTACATCCCTTGCGCCGGGCCTGATTTCGATGacctcgacggcggcggcggcggcaaccttTTCATCATGGACAGGAGGGTTGCCAAGCCAGAGCCCGGGGGTGTcagcgacggcggtggcggcttTCAGTTTGAGGCCTTGGTGTACCGCAAGCCCTCGTTCAGTGGGTTCCTGTCCAAGACATGGCACTGCGATCTGCTCCCGCCACTGCCGCCACACGTTGGTGGCTCCGGTCACAGCTGTCTAGAAATCAGCTCCTACGGTGTTGTCGGCTCTCAGGTCTGCATATCCGTGGATGGTGATGGCACCTACTGCTTGGCCGCCGTGAGCAACACCTATTGCTGGAGTGAAGTGGGCAAGTGGACCTTGCCCTTCCAAGGTGAAGTTCACTACGCACCTGAGCTCAAGCTCTGGTTTGGCTTCACTGCCGAGGACCAGAACCTGGCTGCTGCCGACCTCTCCGCCATGGATTCCCGTTCCCAGCCACATCTCCTGAACTCTTGGAAGGAACTTGAGCCACCCAAGGGATGGCAGCAGGTACAGGATCCTCAACTTGTCAGCCTTGGCTCTGGCATGTTCTGCATCGGGAGGTTCTTTCGCACCGACATGGATGATTGCCAGAATGTTACTGTCCTGACCGGTGTGGAGGTTGTCCGTGGTGTCAATGTCTTGCCTGGCACAGCGGATCTTCGGATGGTCAAGCACAAATCACTATGTCACAAGTCGGGATGTAGCGAGGACACCATCACAGCGGTTTTCTGA